Proteins encoded together in one Ictidomys tridecemlineatus isolate mIctTri1 chromosome 3, mIctTri1.hap1, whole genome shotgun sequence window:
- the Slc16a3 gene encoding monocarboxylate transporter 4 produces the protein MGGAVVDEGPTGVKAPDGGWGWAVLFGCFVITGFSYAFPKAVSVFFKELMREFGIGYSDTAWISSILLAMLYGTGPLCSVCVNRFGCRPVMLVGGLFASLGMVAASFCRSIIQVYLTTGVITGLGLALNFQPSLIMLNRYFNKRRPMANGLAAAGSPVFLCALSPLGQLLQDRYGWRGGFLILGGLLLNCCVCAALMRPLVAPQPAGAPGPQRPARRLLDLSVFRDRGFVIYAAAASIMVLGLFVPPVFVVSYAKDLGVPDTQAAFLLTILGFIDIFARPTAGFITGLKKVRPYSVYLFSFSMFFNGFTDLTGSTASDYGGLVVFCIFFGISYGMVGALQFEVLMAIVGTHKFSSAIGLVLLLEAVAVLVGPPSGGKLLDATHVYKYVFILAGIEVLTSSLVLLLGNFFCIRKKPEASQPEEATSEAERLHKPPTDVRVDSREVEHFLKAEPEKNGEVVHTPETSV, from the exons ATGGGAGGAGCTGTGGTGGACGAGGGTCCCACAGGCGTCAAGGCCCctgatgggggctggggctgggccgtGCTCTTCGGCTGCTTTGTCATCACGGGTTTCTCCTACGCCTTCCCCAAGGCGGTGAGCGTCTTCTTCAAGGAGCTCATGCGGGAGTTCGGGATTGGTTACAGCGACACAGCCTGGATCTCCTCCATCCTGCTGGCCATGCTCTACGGCACAG GTCCCCTCTGCAGCGTGTGTGTGAACCGCTTTGGCTGCAGGCCTGTCATGCTCGTGGGTGGCCTCTTCGCGTCCCTGGGCATGGTGGCTGCCTCCTTCTGTAGGAGCATCATCCAAGTCTACCTCACCACAGGGGTCATAActg gCTTGGGCCTGGCTCTCAACTTCCAACCCTCCCTCATCATGCTCAACCGCTACTTCAACAAGCGGCGCCCCATGGCCAATGGGCTGGCGGCCGCGGGCAGCCCAGTGTTCCTGTGTGCGCTGTCGCCGCTGGGGCAGCTGCTGCAGGACCGGTACGGCTGGCGGGGTGGCTTCCTCATCCTGGGCGGCCTGCTGCTCAACTGCTGCGTGTGCGCTGCGCTCATGAGGCCCCTGGTGGCACCCCAGCCGGCCGGGGCACCAGGCCCCCAGCGGCCTGCCCGGCGCCTGCTGGACCTGAGCGTCTTCCGGGACCGGGGCTTTGTCATCTACGCCGCCGCCGCCTCCATCATGGTGCTGGGGCTCTTCGTACCACCCGTGTTTGTGGTGAGCTACGCCAAGGACCTGGGTGTGCCCGACACGCAGGCTGCCTTCCTGCTCACCATCCTGGGCTTCATCGACATCTTCGCCAGGCCCACAGCTGGATTCATCACCGGGCTCAAGAAGGTGCGGCCCTACTCGGTCTACCTCTTCAGCTTCTCCATGTTCTTCAACGGCTTCACCGACCTGACGGGCTCCACCGCCAGCGACTACGGCGGCCTGGTGGTCTTCTGCATATTCTTCGGCATCTCCTACGGCATGGTGGGGGCCCTGCAGTTTGAGGTGCTCATGGCCATTGTGGGCACCCACAAGTTCTCCAGTGCCATTGGCCTTGTGCTGCTGCTGGAGGCTGTGGCTGTGCTCGTTGGACCCCCGTCGGGCG GCAAGCTGCTGGACGCAACCCACGTCTACAAGTACGTGTTCATCCTGGCGGGGATTGAGGTGCTCACCTCCTCCCTGGTGCTGCTGCTGGGCAACTTCTTCTGCATCAGGAAGAAGCCCGAGGCGTCACAGCCTGAGGAGGCTACCTCGGAGGCAGAGAGGCTCCATAAGCCCCCCACGGATGTGAGGGTGGACTCCCGGGAGGTGGAACACTTCCTGAAGGCAGAGCCTGAGAAAAACGGGGAGGTGGTCCACACCCCGGAGACCAGCGTGTGA